One window of the Ananas comosus cultivar F153 linkage group 21, ASM154086v1, whole genome shotgun sequence genome contains the following:
- the LOC109726169 gene encoding RING finger protein 10: MSLTPTDATGSASSPTSRAPLPSPSPVHGHPSDLRSPRRSPPPDASVVDGGGGGGGGDGAVECHESAAAATEDSLNSSKEVTGLSVPNSKSEPYGDVGSTIAMSQSAGREGASSQPRSDPVGSVQIYPAQSSTRRSQGVNANYLLNFHYDPISRPQPRTQPRVPPPRRQQKIKPYNKDLFLQANYKFVVLDTGNYEVESMDPDKMFQWEDIICVRYSTPAPVQCPICLESPLCPQITSCGHIYCFPCILRYLLMGEEDHKGESWKKCPLCFMMISTKDLYTILIENVKQFHVGDYVTFTLLSRSKNSLVPSLKNQNSECPFPLEGEGASDSFSKFILTSDVELSVREAKADLNNWLHKADCGVVDDLEKLPYVCAALDQLEERMKSWMEHRLYSSSPPLMSNPSPPSSQKVMRTLHKVPPNLLNLYSDGNSAHLDTSGSVFGENHTGIKQRKTFFGGEVGIDSSPCSLAGSPEQLKNSEKALLSNDEDKAVEVHLVDRKDAKERDSYTFYQVADGQHLILHPLNMKCLLHHYGGYDMLPPRLSGKILELESVTQSEAMRRRYRFLSHFSLTTIFQLCEIDLSDVLPPSSLSPFMDEIKKREKQRNRLAKKEQDEREKAEAAAAKAEAAAMHAKAIRDPSDPRDFSHKDAIFSLDDFEALGSSAPPSTSPPSSGERKLFSDVTRLGFASAHDSPSLRVGSVGSSGTMKESMTEASNNHGPSSVTTLSFANAISSARAVERPEEAHRANGFGKRGKKPAARVLLSTSSGRRY; encoded by the exons AATCAGCAGCTGCTGCTACTGAGGATTCTCTCAATTCTTCCAAAGAG GTAACCGGTTTAAGTGTCCCTAATTCCAAGAGTGAGCCATATGGTGATGTTGGCAGCACCATTGCAATGAGCCAGTCGGCTGGTAGAGAAGGAGCATCTTCTCAACCCCGGTCTGATCCTGTTGGATCCGTTCAAATTTATCCTGCCCAATCATCTACAAGGAGAAGCCAAGGTGTTAATGCTAATTATTTGCTAAACTTCCATTATGATCCAATTTCTCGGCCACAGCCAAGGACCCAGCCCAGGGTACCTCCTCCAAGACGACAACAAAAGATCAAACCTTACAATAAGGACCTATTCCTCCAAGCAAATTACAAATTTGTTGTGCTGGACACTGGAAATTATGAAGTCGAATCAATGGATCCAGATAAAATGTTTCAATGGGAAGATATTATCTGTGTAAGGTACTCTACCCCGGCACCGGTGCAATGCCCGATTTGCTTAGAAAGCCCTCTTTGCCCGCAGATAACTTCCTGCGGTCATATCTACTGTTTCCCTTGCATTTTGAGGTATCTTCTAATGGGCGAAGAGGATCATAAAGGCGAGAGCTGGAAAAAGTGTCCCCTATGTTTCATGATGATATCTACAAAGGATTTGTACACTATCCTTATTGAGAACGTCAAGCAGTTTCATGTTGGAGATTACGTAACATTTACGCTCCTTAGCAGATCGAAAAATTCACTAGTTCCCTCACTTAAAAATCAGAATTCTGAATGTCCTTTTCCATTAGAAGGTGAAGGTGCCAGTGACTCGTTTTCGAAGTTCATTTTAACCTCTGATGTGGAGCTATCTGTACGAGAAGCCAAAGCAGATCTTAATAACTGGCTACATAAAGCCGACTGTGGAGTTGTCGATGACTTGGAGAAGCTTCCATATGTTTGTGCTGCTCTGGACCAGCTAGAGGAGAGAATGAAATCTTGGATGGAGCATCGGCTGTATAGCAGCAGCCCTCCCCTAATGAGTAATCCCTCTCCTCCATCTAGCCAGAAGGTTATGCGGACCCTTCATAAGGTACCACCTAATTTGTTGAACTTATATTCAGATGGAAACAGCGCCCACTTAGATACTTCAGGGTCAGTTTTTGGTGAGAATCATACTGGTATAAAACAGCGCAAAACCTTTTTTGGTGGGGAAGTTGGTATCGACAGTTCTCCATGCTCACTGGCTGGTTCTCCTGAACAATTAAAGAACTCTGAGAAAGCTCTATTATCAAATGATGAAGACAAAGCTGTGGAGGTACATTTGGTTGACCGGAAGGATGCAAAGGAAAGGGACTCATACACATTCTACCAG GTGGCTGATGGTCAGCACCTGATTCTTCACCCGCTTAACATGAAGTGTCTTCTGCATCATTATGGTGGCTATGATATGCTTCCACCCAG ACTTAGCGGAAAAATATTGGAGCTGGAGAGTGTAACTCAGTCCGAAGCTATGAGAAGGCGCTATCGGTTCTTGAGTCACTTCTCTTTAACAACAATATTTCAG CTTTGTGAAATTGATCTGAGTGACGTACTGCCTCCCAGTTCATTGTCACCATTCATGGACGAAATAAAAAAGCGTGAGAAACAGAGAAACCGGCTCGCTAAAAAG GAgcaagatgagagagaaaaggcTGAAGCTGCTGCGGCGAAGGCTGAAGCTGCTGCAATGCATGCTAAAGCGATACGTGATCCAAGTGATCCGAGAGATTTTTCCCACAAGGATGCAATTTTCTCATTGGATGACTTCGAAG CGTTAGGAAGCAGTGCTCCGCCTTCTACTAGCCCTCCATCATCTGGCGAGAGAAAGCTATTCTCTGATGTGACGCGCCTCGGTTTTGCCTCTGCCCATGATTCTCCTTCCTTGAGAGTTGGATCTGTTGGGTCATCTGGAACCATGAAAGAGAGCATGACTGAAGCTTCTAACAATCATG GTCCTTCGTCCGTGACCACGCTGTCTTTCGCGAACGCGATATCGTCCGCGAGAGCCGTCGAGAGACCggaagaagcgcaccgagcaaACGGGTTCggtaaaagaggaaagaaaccGGCGGCCCGGGTGCTCCTCTCGACCTCTAGCGGCCGCCGCTACTGA